ACGCCTTTCATTGCAAATTTATAATAGGGACATCATTAATGTCCCCTAACAAAAATAAAACAAAACATCGGAAAAGTATAGTTAAAAGTGTAAAAAGACTAAAAATATATTTAAGTCAACTGACTCTTATATATCGATATAAAGAAAACCCTTTCTTAAGAAAGGGCCTTTGTCTCTATTTCTGCTGATTGACGAACTGGAATAAAAATCATAACACATCCAACTAAAACAACGATTCCACCTACTAAAAACGGACTCTGTGGTGAAATTGCATGACCAATAATTCCCGATAAAATAGGAGCAATTGCTCCGCCTAACCAGCGCACAAAGTTATACACACCCGATGTAATCGATCTTTCATAAGGTGAAATATCCATCACATAGCTTGTGTATAGAGCGTTATTTAAGCCAGATGCTAATCCAGATAAAACAATGAAAACAATTTGTAACCACATGATTTGAACAAAGAATAATGCAACTAATAGGATGGCAAATACAAATAAGCTGAAACGTAGCAATGCCTTCGGTTCATATTTCCCTTCTAATTTATGAGCTAATATCGCAGAACCATATGCTAATGCTAACCCCCATCCGCAAAATACAAATCCAAGTTGGATTGCTGATACATGCATAATAAGTGGTGAATACGCTAGCACAACGAAGAAACCATAGTAATATAACATACCTGAAATCGCACCTTGCATAAATGGTTTATATTTTACTAAGTTAAGTAATTCTCCTACACCAGCTGCCTTACGCTTCGTTTTTCGCTCCGGCTCTTTTACAAAAAAGAATACTAAAATAAATGCTAAGAAAATGAAAAAGCTCGTTGCAAAAAATGGGTAACGCCATGAATATCCGCCTAATATACCACCTAATAACGGTCCGCCAGCCATACCGAAACCAATTGCTGCCTCATATAAACCGACTGCCTCATGAACTTCTTGACTTAGAGCAATCAATAATGTCATTGCTGTTGCAAAAAACATCGCGTTCCCTAGTCCCCATCCTGCACGGAAAAGAGATAATTGCGCAATTGTTTGTGATATAGCACATGTAAATGCAAAAACAGTTACAATCGCAAGACCAATTGTCATCATTCGCTTATCTCCAAATCTGGAAGCAAAGATTCCTGCTGGTAACATCATAATTGCCATCGTTAAAATATACGCTGTAAACAGCATTTCTACTTGCCAATGTGTGGCACCAATTTTCTCAGCTATAATTGGCAAAATAGGGTCGACAACCCCAATACCTGAGAAAGCCAAGAATGTAGCCAATACTGTAATGAATCTTCCCATTTTCTGTCTACTCCCCATGTTCACTTACTCTCCTTTTGTTTTCTCTAAGAAATTACGTGCGCGCTCTAAGCTGTCTTCTAATTCAGCTTTCACTCGCTCCATTTGTTTCATTTTTATATCTAATGTTTGTACTTGACTTTCAAGCATATCTTTAATTTCTTGAATCATCGCTCGATCAAGCGGATTATCACTATTTCTTCTTTTTTCCATTCGCTCTTTCAATGATAAGAAATGCTGCATTTCTTGCAGAGTAATTCCTAATACTTCCTTTGCTTCTACAATCTTCTTAATTCTCTCAATATCTCGATCTGTATAAAGACGAATGTTTCCTTCACTTCGTTCCGG
The window above is part of the Bacillus cytotoxicus NVH 391-98 genome. Proteins encoded here:
- a CDS encoding MFS transporter, with amino-acid sequence MGSRQKMGRFITVLATFLAFSGIGVVDPILPIIAEKIGATHWQVEMLFTAYILTMAIMMLPAGIFASRFGDKRMMTIGLAIVTVFAFTCAISQTIAQLSLFRAGWGLGNAMFFATAMTLLIALSQEVHEAVGLYEAAIGFGMAGGPLLGGILGGYSWRYPFFATSFFIFLAFILVFFFVKEPERKTKRKAAGVGELLNLVKYKPFMQGAISGMLYYYGFFVVLAYSPLIMHVSAIQLGFVFCGWGLALAYGSAILAHKLEGKYEPKALLRFSLFVFAILLVALFFVQIMWLQIVFIVLSGLASGLNNALYTSYVMDISPYERSITSGVYNFVRWLGGAIAPILSGIIGHAISPQSPFLVGGIVVLVGCVMIFIPVRQSAEIETKALS
- a CDS encoding MerR family transcriptional regulator, coding for MYKIDEVTKQVGLTKRTLRYYEEIGLIHPPERSEGNIRLYTDRDIERIKKIVEAKEVLGITLQEMQHFLSLKERMEKRRNSDNPLDRAMIQEIKDMLESQVQTLDIKMKQMERVKAELEDSLERARNFLEKTKGE